A single region of the Podospora pseudopauciseta strain CBS 411.78 chromosome 1, whole genome shotgun sequence genome encodes:
- a CDS encoding hypothetical protein (EggNog:ENOG503P3C3) produces the protein MLTGHESKDIFTMATHPASAPAAQIPAPPQQDDVPVGYQKPSKEEIEAFYISSRLSMPPMIRLPLATMLSFGTGFLVGAGHGSKIASLQFRAEHAHKLPSTATGWYLYHKSKNYIAARGGLREGLKMGTKIGVWTTAVFSIEHMFDEYRGTADLFNTVTSMVTCAGVFSLWNRYSLPLAARTTKTALVVGTLYGGIQDILAAKRGRRLQYVEYIKRKIRTLKQKA, from the exons ATGCTGACAGGACACGAGTCCAAAGATATATTCACCATGGCTACTCATCCGGCGTCTGCCCCAGCAGCTCAAATCCCAGCCCCGCCCCAGCAAGACGATGTCCCGGTCGGCTATCAAAAGCCCAGTAAAGAAGAAATCGAGGCATTCTACATTTCTTCGCGCTTGTCGATGCCCCCTATGATTCGGCTGCCGCTAGCCACAATGCTGTCTTTTGGCACTGGCTTCCTTGTCGGAGCAGGGCACGGCAGCAAGATCGCCAGTCTCCAGTTCCGTGCCGAGCACGCCCACAAGCTGCCCTCGACCGCCACCGGCTGGTATCTGTACCACAAGAGCAAGAATTACATCGCAGCCCGCGGAGGCCTACGTGAGGGGCTAAAGATGGGAACCAAGATTGGTGTCTGGACCACGGCTGTGTTTTCCATTGAGCACATGTTTGACGAGTATCGCGGCACTGCCGATCTGTTCAACACTGTGACGTCCATGGTGACTTGTGCTGGAGTCTTTAGCCTCTGGA ACCGTTACTCATTGCCCCTCGCAGCCCGAACCACCAAGACAGCCCTCGTGGTCGGTACCCTCTACGGCGGAATACAAGACATCCTGGCGGCTAAGAGGGGCCGGCGTCTGCAATACGTCGAGTATATCAAGCGCAAGATCAGGACCTTAAAGCAAAAGGCATGA
- a CDS encoding hypothetical protein (EggNog:ENOG503P7EN), with the protein MPPRSAAVIDDSPTALTIILKHGITSVFLFASPSWTFEKLSANLLEVLRDRYPEGVPKSTEKESTITPIPTEDAHVRVVFGTPRDADDYTRGFKKFDVSPEDTLGKKGLKKVSTLAFALLEPDQDEDEPVKFEVAFPINDVEA; encoded by the exons ATG CCTCCACGTTCTGCCGCCGTCATTGACGACTCGCCTACTGCTCTTACAATCATACTCAAGCACGGCATTACCAGCGTCTTCCTCTTTGCGTCTCCATCATGGACCTTTGAGAAGCTCTCCGCAAATCTTCTTGAGGTCTTGCGTGACCGCTATCCAGAGGGCGTGCCCAAATCTACCGAGAAAGAATCCACCATTACGCCCATTCCAACTGAAGACGCCCACGTCAGAGTCGTGTTTGGCACGCCCAGAGATGCCGACGACTACACCAGGGGGTTCAAGAAGTTTGACGTGAGCCCGGAGGATACTTTGGGCAAgaaggggttgaagaaggttAGCACTCTTGCGTTTGCGCTGCTGGAACCAGAccaggatgaggacgagCCAGTCAAGTTTGAGGTCGCCTTTCCAATCAACGATGTCGAGGCCTAA
- a CDS encoding hypothetical protein (EggNog:ENOG503NURY; COG:P), producing the protein MEPNLLAPRANEWSQIPTSLLLAELSRRDDADHDQRPACGSGKNSHGYDTPLHVFALFLILTISTLACAFPLFSQRVTKPGKRQKNILFVCQHFGTGVLMATAFVHLLPTAFVSLTDPCLPHVFSKGYRPLAGLIAMVAAFVVVVIESILSSRGAGHSHSHSWDDEDSEEGHEEAKHTRTHGHAGHSRTPDIAMDDLEGAGEHRGLVSGASPLPGGTPLMQAKSRQSRDSFERERESLELELSLDELNGSGQGGSTRLLATSKPLPALPSHAHSGHHHQGPPNAEEQQRMMLQCVLLEAGILFHSVFIGMALSVATGPSFAVFLLAISFHQSFEGLALGTRIAALHFPKSSPHPWLMVLAFGLTTPIGQAIGLFVHRFYDPMSQTGLLMVGFMNAISAGLLLFAGLVQLLAEDFLSEKSYKTLRGRKRVNAFLAVAGGASLMSLVGAFA; encoded by the exons ATGGAGCCAAACTTGCTCGCACCACGAGCCAATG AATGGTCACAGATTCCAacttctctcctcctcgccgaaCTTTCCCGACGCGACGACGCCGATCACGATCAACGACCAGCTTGCGGCTCCGGCAAAAACAGTCATGGCTACGACACGCCCCTTCACGTCTTTGCCCTGTTCCTGATTCTCACCATCAGCACCTTGGCCTGCGCCTTTCCGCTCTTTTCTCAACGAGTAACGAAGCCGGGGAAGCGCCAAAAGAATATTCTGTTTGTCTGTCAGCACTTTGGCACTGGCGTCTTGATGGCCACAGCGTTTGTGCACTTGCTGCCCACTGCCTTTGTGTCCCTGACAGATCCTTGCCTGCCTCATGTTTTCAGCAAGGGGTACCGGCCACTGGCTGGGCTGATAGCCATGGTTGCGGCGTTTGTGGTCGTGGTGATTGAGTCGATCCTGTCGAGCCGAGGGGCCGGGCATAGTCACTCGCATTCCTGGGACGACGAGGACTCGGAGGAAGGGCACGAAGAGGCAAAACACACGCGCACGCACGGACATGCTGGACACTCGAGGACCCCGGATATCGCCATGGACGATCTGGAAGGGGCTGGAGAGCATCGGGGCTTGGTTTCCGGGGCCTCACCTCTTCCGGGAGGCACTCCTCTGATGCAGGCCAAATCGCGCCAGAGCAGGGATTCGTTCGAACGAGAAAGGGAGTccctggagctggagctcaGCTTGGATGAGCTCAATGGCAGCGGACAGGGTGGCTCGACACGGCTCCTGGCCACGTCGAAACCGTTGCCAGCTCTTCCCTCACATGCGCACAGCggacaccatcaccaaggccCCCCAAATGCGGAGGAACAGCAACGCATGATGCTTCAGTGCGTTTTGTTGGAAGCCGGTATTCTGTTTCATAGCGTGTTCATCGGCATGGCCCTGTCTGTCGCCACAGGCCCATCCTTTGCCGTTTTCCTTCTGGCCATCTCCTTTCACC AATCCTTCGAAGGTCTTGCGCTGGGAACACGCATTGCAGCCCTCCACTTTCCCAaatcctctccccatccttgGCTGATGGTTCTGGCATTTGGCCTGACCACGCCCATCGGCCAAGCCATCGGGCTGTTTGTCCACAGGTTCTACGACCCCATGAGCCAGACAGGCTTGCTCATGGTTGGTTTTATGAACGCCATATCTGCCGGTCTGTTGCTCTTTGCCGGGCTTGTCCAGCTGCTGGCAGAAGACTTTTTGAGCGAAAAGAGCTACAAGACACTGAGAGGACGGAAACGAGTGAATGCCTTTCTGGCAGTGGCCGGAGGCGCAAGCCTGATGAGCCTGGTGGGGGCATTTGCCTAA
- a CDS encoding hypothetical protein (COG:S; CAZy:AA8; EggNog:ENOG503PMZP) — protein MHLPSLVAFFAAPLLAASSPVTPSSEIEPRQVYGVTSKYCSTVSGNVPSLCFLQYYTSATAPTYRIALPSDATNNAAYDTILQIISPVAQTWVGFAWGGGMTNNPLTVAWPNGNSGQVSVSSRWSAGRTTPGLYSGATLRTLSTARNSTHWTVEVVCTGCSRWNSQQNGGRLETQSGSASTFAWAISRTAVPQPSNPSGSFPVHNNQGMFSNALDFGKNARATFTQYVQNKRS, from the exons ATGCATCTGCCATCACTCGTCGCGTTCTTCGCCGCACCTTTGCTGGCAGCTTCCTCCCCGGTGACTCCCTCGTCCGAGATAGAACCGCGGCAAGTGTACGGTGTCACCTCAAAATACTGCTCCACCGTCTCCGGCAACGTGCCGAGTCTCTGCTTTCTTCAGTATTACACCTCGGCCACCGCGCCCACCTACCGCATCGCCCTGCCCTCTGACGCGACCAACAATGCGGCATACGACACCATCCTCCAGATCATCTCCCCCGTTGCCCAGACATGGGTTGGCTTTGCCTGGGGCGGCGGGATGACCAACAATCCGCTCACGGTTGCGTGGCCGAACGGAAACTCGGGTCAGGTGTCTGTGTCGTCGAGGTGGAGCGC CGGCCGCACTACCCCTGGCCTCTACAGCGGTGCCACCCTGCGTACCCTGTCGACAGCACGCAACTCAACGCACTGGACCGTCGAGGTTGTCTGCACGGGCTGCAGCAGGTGGAACAGCCAGCAAAACGGCGGGCGCCTCGAAACACAGTCTGGCAGTGCGTCGACCTTTGCCTGGGCCATCAGCCGCACCGCCGTGCCCCAGCCTTCGAACCCATCCGGTAGCTTTCCTGTGCACAACAACCAAGGCATGTTTAGCAACGCGCTGGACTTTGGCAAGAACGCTAGGGCCACGTTTACGCAATATGTTCAGAACAAGCGGTCATGA
- a CDS encoding hypothetical protein (EggNog:ENOG503NVZH; COG:P) — translation MGLSQKILRKIVRNEAMATDPAEIYGWRVYLLACSACFGAMSFGWDSSVIGGVIVLPPFVRDFGLGDRNSVATANLAANIVSTLQAGCFLGALIASPLTDRFGRKWCLIATSLVIIIGVIMQAAASGKLAAMYVGRFVAGVGVGAASAVNPIYVSENSPRAIRGLLTGLYQLFIVTGGMIAFWINYSVSIHFPDGPIMYIFPLAIQALPAALLCGCMLLCHESPRWLARQDRWEDCKRILSNIRNLPPTHPYVQEEFQEIVDQLEQDRRLIGDATYWKLQKEMWTIPGNRKRVLISITLMICQQMTGTNAINTYAPTIFQNLGLTGTSTSLFSTGIYGIVKVVSCICFLLFMADSLGRRRSLLWTSIAQGLAMFYIGLYVRISPPRAGEEVPPAGYFALVSIFLFAAFFQFGWGPACWILASEIPAARLRSLNVSYAAATQWLFNFVVARAVPTMLVTVGSDGYGTYLIFGSFCFSMFVFVWFFIPETKGVSLEAMDQLFGVTEAPEKASVDGDDVQETSEKDTKVQQKEII, via the exons ATGGGTCTTTCACAAAAGATCCTCCGCAAGATCGTGCGGAACGAGGCCATGGCCACGGATCCTGCCGAGATCTACGGATGGAGGGTGTACCTGCTTGCTTGTTCG GCCTGCTTTGGTGCCATGTCTTTTGGCTGGGACTCTTCAGTCATCGGCGGTGTTATCGTCCTGCCCCCCTTCGTTCGAGACTTTGGCCTCGGTGACCGCAATTCCGTCGCTACCGCCAATCTCGCCGCCAACATCGTCTCGACCCTTCAAGCTGGTTGCTTCCTCGGTGCGCTCATCGCTTCGCCTCTCACAGATCGATTCGGCCGCAAATGGTGCCTCATCGCAACCTCTCTGGTTATCATCATCGGTGTCATCATGCAAGCTGCTGCCTCTGGGAAGCTGGCGGCCATGTACGTCGGTCGATTCgtggctggtgttggtgttggagctGCTTCAGCCGTGAACCCGATCTATGTGTCCGAGAACTCGCCCCGCGCCATTCGTGGACTCCTTACCGGCCTATACCAGCTGTTTATCGTCACGGGGGGTATGATTGCCTTTTGGATCAACTATTCCGTCTCGATTCACTTCCCGGATGGCCCTATCATGTACATCTTTCCGCTCGCCATTCAGGCCCTACCTGCTGCGCTCCTGTGTGGGTGCATGCTTCTCTGCCACGAGTCGCCTCGTTGGCTGGCACGACAGGACAGATGGGAGGACTGCAAGCGCATCTTGTCCAACATCCGCAACCTGCCACCCACACACCCGTACGTCCAAGAGGAGTTTCAAGAAATCGTCGACCAGCTGGAGCAGGATCGGCGCCTCATTGGCGATGCCACCTACTGGAAGTTGCAAAAGGAGATGTGGACAATCCCTGGTAACCGCAAGCGCGTACTTATCAGCATTACCTTGATGATTTGCCAGCAAATGACGGGcaccaacgccatcaacaccTACGCACCAACCATCTTCCAGAACCTCGGTCTGACTGGCACTTCTACCTCGCTTTTCAGCACTGGCATCTATGGTATTGTCAAGGTGGTCAGCTGCATTTGCTTCCTGCTCTTCATGGCCGATTCCCTCGGACGCAGGCGCTCGCTGTTGTGGACTAGTATCGCGCAAGGCCTTGCCATGTTCTACATTGGCTTGTATGTGCGCATTTCACCGCCCAgggctggtgaggaggttccCCCGGCCGGGTACTTTGCGCTCGTGTCCATCTTTTTGTTTGCTGC ATTCTTCCAATTCGGTTGGGGACCTGCTTGCTGGATTTTGGCATCCGAAATTCCCGCCGCTCGTCTTCGGTCTCTCAACGTCTCGTACGCTGCCGCCACTCAATGGCTCTTCAACTTTGTTGTTGCCCGTGCTGTACCAACCATGTTGGTGACTGTCGGAAGTGACGGTTATGG AACATACCTCATCTTTGGCAGCTTCTGCTTTTCCATGTTTGTGTTTGTCTGGTTCTTCATCCCAGAAACCAAGGGCGTCTCTCTCGAGGCCATGGACCAACTGTTTGGCGTGACCGAGGCCCCAGAGAAGGCGTCGGTggatggagatgatgtcCAAGAGACATCCGAAAAGGACACCAAGGTTcagcaaaaagaaataatttaG
- a CDS encoding hypothetical protein (EggNog:ENOG503P0H1; COG:S; CAZy:PL42): protein MLSRPTYTVLGSDPTNRKCRINCYAFQQDAIVTFQGWQYAAFCSPLPDVAEPLYVHLARRRLLEPPHDNPGGWEVLALTDYPQTVDDGHNTVQLGISPGDGTIHLSYDHHCDVLRYRYSCRDLALKPTEFAWISSHFTTTLDYLPGLPASHKPFHYVTYPRFCAADSDLLFTLRDGKAGLGNDHLYVYSSSSGRCSYLGQHLTGIQSNPYIHGLSYRSGRLHLTWVYRGFVHYDGWDDLADAKHKQQAGPNGAENNHDLCYAYSDGLGKTWKNGQGKEIASRDLGISTIDNNSEGIVVFRIPKRSGLTNQESQVVDLDGGVHVLNRSSLPVGSNNRSGVEAVHWRHYYKAPGDDGIWSEFLLRPVYGSTRGRLAVSKTGDVIIILPDAENGRVYIERATKSSGYTAHEEVWSGEGLRGEPLVDLPRLENDNVLSLMVLADTKSSNDIDPGTRNVVVLDFEL, encoded by the exons ATGCTTTCACGTCCCACCTACACGGTGCTGGGTTCAGATCCCACCAACCGCAAATGCAGAATCAATTGTTATGCCTTTCAGCAGGATGCCATCGTCACGTTTCAAGGCTGGCAGTATGCTGCTTTTTGCAGCCCCCTTCCAGATGTCGCCGAACCGCTTTATGTGCACCTCGCCAGGAGGCGGCTCCTAGAACCCCCACACGATAATCCGGGAGGCTGGGAGGTGCTGGCATTGACAGACTACCCCCAGACAGTTGATGACGGCCACAATACCGTTCAGCTAGGCATCTCTCCTGGTGACGGCACAATTCATCTATCATATGATCATCATTGTGATGT GCTTCGCTATCGTTACTCGTGTCGAGATCTTGCCTTGAAGCCCACCGAGTTCGCCTGGATAAGCTCCCACTTTACAACAACGCTCGACTACCTTCCCGGGCTCCCTGCGTCTCACAAACCCTTCCATTACGTCACCTACCCCCGGTTCTGTGCGGCCGATTCTGATCTTCTTTTTACGCTCAGAGACGGCAAAGCAGGTCTGGGAAACGACCATCTTTATGTCtattcttcttcctctggcCGTTGCTCCTACCTTGGCCAGCATCTCACTGGGATTCAAAGCAATCCGTATATCCACGGCCTGAGCTACCGCTCGGGCAGACTGCATTTGACATGGGTCTACCGTGGTTTTGTCCACTATGACGGATGGGATGATCTCGCAGACGCCAAGCACAAGCAGCAGGCTGGGCCCAACGGAGCGGAGAACAATCATGATTTATGTTATGCTTACAGCGACGGCCTCGGAAAAACATGGAAGAATGGCCAGGGCAAAGAGATTGCGTCAAGAGACCTGGGGATTAGCACTATCGATAACAACAGCGAGGGGATCGTTGTTTTTCGCATCCCTAAAAGATCAGGTCTCACGAATCAGGAATCTCAAGTCGTTGATCTGGACGGCGGTGTCCATGTTTTGAACAGGAGTTCCTTGCCAGTTGGATCGAACAACAGGAGCGGCGTGGAAGCCGTCCACTGGAGACATTATTACAAGGCGccgggtgatgatg GAATTTGGTCTGAATTTCTGCTCCGACCAGTATATGGCAGCACCAGGGGGAGACTGGCTGTTTCGAAAACCGGGGATGTAATCATCATTCTTCCCGATGCAGAAAATGGACGTGTGTATATTGAAAGGGCAACCAAAAGCAGTGGGTATACTGCTCATGAAGAGGTTTGGTCTGGAGAAGGGCTCAGGGGTGAACCACTGGTTGACCTGCCACGGTTGGAGAACGATAACGTGTTGTCGTTGATGGTCTTGGCTGATACCAAATCATCAAATGACATAGATCCAGGAACGAGGAATGTTGTGGTATTGGACTTTGAATTGTAG
- a CDS encoding hypothetical protein (EggNog:ENOG503PMMA), producing the protein MNNPPDQENAAEQQLVRVSFQQRQVERSNTIPTFARHIHCFRLQHPLQGTPPSGGKPKRARLTDQAKEKVLGVRRQGACLRCRMLKIECSLENPCQACLTSALKGTERKVLSWSYCIRTRFVDVDIFQVQSGPQKMRTETLMLKMGALLGRIAQPAKFASLDEPSFNQKITRWLLDEAYTVPELQGGSMVAGMCANLLGLSFASEDGSKKEKEMEELTHDFRRFLMTASMRYSNFESKLAGMVTQQEAWTAGRMSGSRMLLALDKLLTPQYLGKLSRESCQVLFLIVLGAVLGVGYSSKSMGQEMERQSEAGMQVEDWEFQQSPTLWLAMRDHLCQMLAHHLIYLGGLLGIKMDAEMERRVIEWAGKGWGRITPTLLGETDGSQAKGYVWGHGILTPPSEEMQGIERSSRGKMADSNPVYWDESTPRAERPFEPPPPLVAVPFDSEISQFQSESLYSWDQNPTSYLEMDMPSAEPESYDRQSHPVHYSKELGNQMGFPLRTNTEPCYKTPSFEQTRGVKKRRTMWIVRTVDTGPEYGRINVYAKLRGHGRNGRADFSSLETLTGFV; encoded by the exons ATGAACAACCCGCCAGATCAAGAGAATGCGGCTGAACAGCAACTCGTCCGGGTTTCTTTTCAACAACGTCAGGTCGAACGATCAAACACCATCCCGACTTTTGCACGACACATACACTGCTTTCGACTACAACACCCGCTGCAGGGCACACCGCCGTCGGGAGGGAAACCAAAAAGGGCGAGATTAACCGACCAAGCCAAGGAAAAGGTACTGGGCGTGAGAAGACAGGGTGCTTGCTTGCGGTGTAGGATGCTCAAGATTGAG TGCTCGCTTGAGAATCCCTGCCAAGCCTGCCTCACCTCGGCCCTCAAGGGGACAGAGAGAAAAGTCCTCAGCTGGAGCTACTGCATCCGGACGAGGTTTGTCGACGTTGACATTTTTCAGGTTCAGTCGGGACCACAGAAGATGAGGACAGAAACCCTGATGCTCAAGATGGGCGCTTTGCTCGGGAGGATTGCACAGCCGGCCAAGTTTGCCAGTCTCGACGAGCCGTCTTTCAACCAAAAGATTACGAGGTGGTTGCTGGATGAAGCATATACGGTGCCAGAACTTCAAGGAGGAAGTATGGTGGCCGGCATGTGTGCGAATCTGCTAGGGTTGTCGTTCGCCTCGGAGGACGGGtcaaaaaaggaaaaggagatggaggagttgaCGCATGATTTCCGGAGGTTTCTGATGACTGCTTCGATGCGGTATTCCAACTTTGAGTCCAAGTTGGCGGGCATGGTCACACAACAGGAGGCTTGGACAGCAGGGAGGATGTCGGGGTCGAGAATGCTGTTGGCGTTGGATAAGCTACTGACACCACAGTACTTGGGGAAGCTGTCGAGAGAAAGCTGCCAGGTTCTGTTCCTGATCGTGCTGGGAGCtgtgttgggggttggttaCTCGAGCAAGAGCATGGGGCAAGAGATGGAGCGACAATCCGAGGCTGGCATGCAGGTAGAAGATTGGGAGTTTCAGCAGAGCCCGACACTTTGGCTGGCGATGCGGGATCACTTGTGTCAGATGCTGGCCCATCACCTGATCTATCTCGGCGGTTTGCTCGGCATCAAGATGGACGCGGAAATGGAGAGAAGAGTGATTGAATGGGCCGGTaaagggtgggggaggatcaCACCAACTTTGCTCGGGGAAACGGATGGGTCCCAGGCCAAAGGGTATGTTTGGGGCCACGGAATCTTAACGCCACCAAGCGAGGAGATGCAGGGAATCGagcgcagcagcagaggaaAGATGGCGGATTCGAACCCCGTGTATTGGGACGAGTCAACACCGAGAGCGGAACGACCTTTTGAACCCCCACCGCCCCTGGTTGCTGTGCCTTTTGACTCTGAAATCTCACAATTCCAGAGCGAAAGCTTGTACAGCTGGGATCAGAACCCGACATCTTATCTGGAGATGGACATGCCATCTGCCGAGCCAGAGAGCTATGATCGACAGTCCCATCCTGTACATTATTCAAAGGAACTAGGGAATCAAATGGGATTTCCCTTGAGAACAAACACCGAGCCATGTTACAAAACTCCAA GCTTTGAACAAACAAGAGGAgtcaagaagaggaggacaaTGTGGATTGTTAGGACGGTCGATACCGGTCCGGAATACGGGAGAATCAACGTCTATGCCAAGTTGAGGGGACATGGGCGAAACGGGAGAGCGGATTTTTCAAGCTTGGAGACCTTGACTGGATTTGTTTAA
- a CDS encoding hypothetical protein (COG:O; EggNog:ENOG503NV31; MEROPS:MER0000928), with amino-acid sequence MAIIKSLVFAGLLTASTALAPVAVGNTVQKGTASLTQVHNPKFVRNGPLELERTLRKYGAPVPHDLKAAVKRVRRARNQKRAEIEGADDDDDDDDENDRGSVQNSPKSYDVEYLMPVSLGTPAQQLNLDLDTGSSDFWVFSTLLKESMINGQTLYDPNASTTADKMEGYSWKITYGDQSYSSGDVYVDTVTIGDLTVSTQAVEAAREVSEEFTADSDNDGLVGLGFGIINTVMPYKQKTFFEKAMPGLDSPVFTADLKSGAPGRYNFGYIDDGAYTGNITYVPVNSSDGFWSWVSPGFQVGTTGSFNNTRIHGIADTGTTLLLLPEGVCEAFYGRIASAKYDASQGGYTFECNDSTTPDFYFGTGNGQMIRIPGSYLAYSKIDTSSLRCFGGMQSDSGVGFTIWGDIALKAAFIVFDQGSERLGWAEKSLY; translated from the exons ATGGCGATCATCAAGTCTCTCGTTTTCGCAGGTCTCTTGACCGCTTCCACCGCATTAGCACCGGTCGCCGTCGGCAACACGGTCCAAAAGGGCACAGCATCGTTGACACAGGTGCACAACCCCAAGTTCGTACGCAACGGCCCACTTGAGCTTGAAAGAACACTGCGCAAGTACGGCGCGCCTGTTCCGCACGACCTAAAGGCGGCAGTCAAACGGGTTCGGAGAGCAAGAAACCAAAAGCGTGCCGAAATCGAGGGAgcagacgatgacgatgacgatgacgatgaaaATGACAGAGGCAGCGTCCAGAACTCACCCAAGTCATACGATGTCGAATACCTGATGCCCGTTTCCCTTGGCACACCCGCTCAACAGctcaacctcgaccttgaCACGGGGTCCAGTGATTTCTGGGTCTTTAGCACATTGCTCAAGGAGAGCATGATCAACGGGCAGACTCTTTATGACCCCAACGCGAGTACCACGGCGGACAAGATGGAGGGATACTCGTGGAAGATCACGTACGGGGACCAGAGCTACTCGAGCGGGGATGTCTACGTCGACACAGTCACCATTGGTGACTTGACGGTGTCGACTCAGGCTGTGGAAGCAGCCAGGGAGGTCTCGGAAGAGTTCACAGCCGACTCTGACAATGACGGCTTGGTGGGCCTAGGCTTTGGCATCATCAACACGGTGATGCCCTACAAGCAAAAGACTTTTTTTGAAAAAGCCATGCCCGGGCTTGACTCGCCGGTGTTTACGGCTGATCTCAAGTCTGGCGCCC CTGGCCGTTACAACTTTGGGTACATCGACGACGGGGCCTACACGGGGAACATTACATATGTTCCAGTTAACAGCAGCGACGGCTTCTGGAGCTGGGTGTCGCCCGGGTTCCAAGTTGGCACGACGGGCAGCTTCAACAATACACGCATTCACGGCATTGCGGACACGGGTACTACCCTGCTCCTTTTGCCCGAGGGCGTATGTGAAGCTTTTTATGGCCGGATTGCCAGCGCCAAGTACGATGCCTCTCAAGGCGGATACACGTTTGAGTGTAACGACTCGACGACTCCCGACTTTTACTTTGGGACCGGGAACGGTCAGATGATCAGGATTCCAGGCAGTTACCTCGCGTACTCGAAAATCGACACCAGTAGTTTGAGGTGCTTCGGAGGGATGCAGAGTGACAGCGGTGTCGGGTTTACCATCTGGGGCGATATAGCCCTCAAAGCAGCCTTTATCGTGTTTGACCAGGGGAGTGAGCGGTTGGGCTGGGCCGAGAAGTCTCTCTACTAG